Within Vicia villosa cultivar HV-30 ecotype Madison, WI linkage group LG1, Vvil1.0, whole genome shotgun sequence, the genomic segment TTTCAATGTATTGAGTTTTGTTTCAAGTACTAATGATCAAAACACATCTCATAAAAGAATCTAGCTTAACTCATGATGATTGATGAAACAAGAAGCCTTTGTTATGCCCCACCAAACATACACACAACAAAACATCTTAGTTACATAGACACAAACggtcaaaaatatttattatggtaaaaaaaaacaaaaagtaaaacaAAAACATGGTGAGATAAGATCCaagaaaaggagaaaaagaagatgaaaaagttTACCTAGTGAAGGCAAATCTAACTTAACTTAACTTGACTATGAAACCAAATATTGATAGATAGGGTTTTTATTTTTTCCCGATTTCAGGGTTTGAATCAAATTGGACCCTTTGGTCCCTTCTTTTTCcaatcttcatctctctctttctctctctaatccAAATGCTAACACCCGTGATCCTCTACATGTAATCTCACCGTAACTTCCATAAACCCTTTTTCTCATCATGTCTACCGGATCTCCCTCTTCCCTTCCCGCCGACCACCACCACCGATCATCTCCCTCACCGGAACCAGATTCCAAAAATCACATCGAGCCTGAGCCTGTACCTAAACAGGAAAAGGAAACGGAAACGGAAACATCACCCGCTCCTCCATCACCACCAGCTCCTCTTCCGCCGCCGACCACCAGAAGCAACCGCCCTTCCCGAGCTTGCACAATTCGCGCTGCGTCGCGAAACTATTCTTCCCAGCAGCCGGTAATTGAACGGAAACCGAAGAAAGAGCATAAGCGGGAGGAACAGGAGGAGCGGGAGGAGTCTCCTCCGCTGCCGCAATGCAGTAACAGTAAGATTGTTACTCCGCTCGTGGAGCCGCCGTCTGAGTCGCAGATGTCGCGGTGGAAGTTAAGGTCGATGTGGGAGTTAGCTTCCGTGCTCAATTTCTTGAATGTGAGCTTCAAAGGCGTGATCTTTTGAATTTGGATTGTGTTTTTAttgtgtgtttgttttgaaaaggtTGTTTTCTTATGCTgtgctttgttgttgttgttgcagttGTTTAGGCCTTTGTTGAATATCTCACTTGAATTCTCTGCGGAAGAGTTCGAGACTGCTCTTCTCAATCCCAATGACACTTTGTTTTACATTCACATGCCTTTGCTAAAGGTTGGTGTTTTTTTCTATGAATGTTGCTTCTATCCTTTGTAAATTTAGTTTGTGTACTACTTATTGTTAATGTTATATCAAGTTGATTCTTTGCtttctttgttgaatttttgctAGTTTGCAATGTTTGTGCTTTCTAAATTTCATCACATTGAATTGCAAGTTCTAGTTAAGATAGTttagttgaatatgagaaatttCAGAATTGTGAAGTGGGTTTTTTATATTCTGAATGATTGGATGTTGGCAAGTTGATAACACACATTTTGCATTGCTTTTGGTTATTATTGTTCCAAGCATAAATGCAGCCATGTGTTATGAGGATGTCTTTATTACAAAGGCGACGGTTTCTCTAAATTTTCTACATGAGTGGGTTAAAGGTAGGTGATAAACTTAAGGAATGCCCAACGGCTGTGACTTGGGATGTAACTTTATTGTTCATTGGGCTGATTGACTTCTAATTACAGTACTAATTGATGATATAGCATTGAACTTGACAAATAGAACACGCTGAGATGGTAATAACTGCTTGTGACTGAATTGCATGCTTGAAAGAGATTGTTAAGTAGAGATAAGGTACTTGATTGGGAGGTTTTTATTATATAAGTTTACGTTAAGTCCTCTGCTTACTTGGTAAAAGCGATAAGTATGAATTGAATTTGCGCTGTTTCTTTTATCCATGTGAGTGTTAAACTGGGGACTTGTTTGTTTGTGATTCTTTGATCTAAAGGCCCAATTTGCCTCTGAAAAGTAGGAGGCTATTTCATAATCATTCCTTGTTGTTTGAACTTGTATGAAGTAAGAACAACAATGATTTGTTGCCTGTATTTAATGGTTACAAATTTGTGAACAATCTGCTCATGTTTTAAAGAATAGTATGTTTTTAGCCATGCATAGGCTTAATGTATACTTATATAATAAAAACCTCCCAATCAAGTTCCTGGTATACTACGTTGTCATGAGTGTATTGCATTAAATAAAAGGTTAAGATTTAAAAATTCTTGAAACTTTGGCTACATGTGTCTTCTATATGCCAAATTATTACTGAAAGGTTTTTTACATGAACTATTGTCATTAGTAGATTCAAATATCACGAAAAAGTGTACACTAAAATGTTTGAAGATTTAGCACTTCATTAAAATTCTTGCATTTCAGTGTCAAAGTGATTATATTAGAGGCAGGATATTCAACTGGTCTTTCCTGATGTCATGAGTTATGGACTGACTGATCAGTACAAATACCTGACCTTTTTTCATATAAGTTTGTTTTTGGTTTGAACATTGTAATTATAGCTTTATTGCATTGGTCTCTTAGTTTTGTCAAATAGAGGCCATGGCAGATTGCAGTGGCTGTTTTTTTTGCCAGCCTTTATGACCAATTTGTCATGGATACTGGCTTAAAATGGCAGATTTTCAGCTTTCTGCCATAGTCAGCCCACAATCAATAACATTGGTTTCTTGTAAGGGGGATGGATACGTTGAGTAGCAAACATTGAATTATTCGTTAAGTAGCAAAATTGAATTAGAGTAACGTAAAGTGAAGTATCCATGTTTATAGTTATTGTACTTTTAAATCTTGCAAGAGGTGTCTGAAGTTGTTCAGCTATCGTTCTACTGCAATAATCTCTCAATGTATATTACACGAATGGGACTCACATTTGGTGCTTGGATAACCGTATTATGCAGAAAATTGAGAGATTGGTCTCTTAGTGTTATTAAATATCAGCCATGGTAGATTGCGGTGGCAATTTCTCCCTCTCCGCTATGGCCAATTTCTATATGATGGCGGGTTTAGTGGCCTTCTGCCATGGTCAGCCATCTGCAATCAATAACATTGGGGGTGGATGTGTTGAGTGACTAATATTAAGTTAGAGTAGGGTAAAGTCATGAATGCTTGTTTAAAATTATTGTACTTTTAAATGCCGCAAGAGGTGTTTGAAGATGTTTCTACTGCAATGATCTCTCTCAAAGTCTATTACTTTCTGAAAAAATTGTACTTTTTTCTCTCGTGTTTGCAAAGCTGCTACTGGTTTGATTTTAACATTTATTATACCTTTTGATAGGCAATCCCTCCTATTACACGAATGGCACTCACACGGGATACTTGGATAACCGTATTATGCAGAAAATTGAGAGATTGGTGGCATTGGGTAATAAGCTACTTTTACTTTGTGTGCTTatatttgataataataataataataataatgtgtagtttatttaaaattttctagAACTTATAAGAGGATGGAATTCAAATGCAGGTTGCCGAGGGGGATCTCCCGATTGTTGCTTCACACGGGTAAATATTATTGCAACATTTAAGATTCTATAATGTTACTCTATATAATTCTCAAGTCTTAAATTATGCTTATTTTGACAGGACGGAGATTGAAGTTTATAAATCACTTGATCCATCTGTCCGTATTATCATCTTAAAAGCATTATGTGACATTCGTGTTGAGGTACTGTTAATGTTGATTTATCTGTATATTACATCTTTTTATCTTAAATGGGTGAACTTTGGAAGATATGCATATTCATGCCATACCCTGAATTAACTGCTATTTTGTTCTGTGCATGACATTAGCTATTTTTTCCGCTGTTTTTCTGTTACAACAACTCTGTCTTGGCTTATTTTTCATTCCTCTTATCTTTCACTTAAAGCAGTTCTTCATACTTGTGTACTTAACAAGGTTGATCAGCATCAATATATTGTCatgtcatgcattacatacaatcCGCACATTCTTGTGACATGCGATATTTATTTTTCAAGGGCTGAGGACTTCTCTGTCTGTTTAGCTCTTCTTATTCTCCAAGGAACTTTTTTTTCCTTTCCGTTGAGGGTTTAGGAAACATGGCCTGACATGGTCTTACTTTGGTTGTCCCCTTTTCACTGTACCTATGATGCAATGATCAAATCTGAGTAATATCTTGCAGCAAGAAGATATCCGAAGTTATATTGACAACTCGATTAAACATGGTGCTCAACTTTCAACATTCCGTAAAGAGCGTATTGGAGGTGATTCAAATGGAATCTCTTATTGGTAATATACTTTTGCTTTCCCTTCATCATGGTCAAGATTTGGAATGCTATATTAGAAAGTTGTTGTACATGTAAGTCTGTTTATAGTTTTATTCATTTGAAATTTGATTAGTGCAGGTATGAAGATGACCCCGTGATTGGTCATAGGTTGTATAGAGAAATAAGAAAAACTGAAGTGATTCAACCAAGGAAAGGGAGATCAAGAGGTTCTCAGGTTCTTTCTAGTACGTCATATCAGTGGGAAGCGGTTGCTACCAATTTTGATGAATTTCAAGATGTTTCTGTAAGTTGCTGCTTTAGCTGGTTGATCTATATTCTCGTTAGTTACTAGCTGGTCGATCTGTAAGTTGCTGCAAATAAATTACTAGCATAATAAGCTATTATGGACTTATTGAAAAATAGTGGTTGAATAGAATTTGACTAAACCGGATTGAAGAAATTTTCTGCAAGAATTGTTCACGGGTTCACATTATTGATGGAAACCTTTTTCTTATGTGCACAAGAAAACTAAATTACTCTGGAAAGAGAAATTTACTAATGCTTGCCTATGAAACACGGACACCCCGAATTTGACCCCGACACCGACACGACGAcaccaataataatttgaaaaaaatgaataaattaaacgtaatcacaagtgtcggtgcAAGTGTCCGATACCGACACGGACATgtcttttttcagaggtgtcggtgctacaaGTTGCAGAATTAAGGCTAGTACAAGAATAATGATAGCATACCCCTTTGGATGTTATTCTGTTTGATATCTGTGGGGAGAAAAATACCTTGTGAAAGTTATCAGAGAGACACATCTAGTAAATCACAGCTTGATTTATGGAAATCCAGTGACCATCTTCTTTAATTTAATAGAGCTTAAAGAAAAAGGAACACGTTATATTGGTTTTAGTGGTTCTAAACAAAGGCTTGCGAAATCTTTTGGGGTAGATTGCTCTCAAAAAAACAATAAATCTGTACAACTTTGTCCACAGCTTGTTTCATCAATAATACATAACTCAGATGTTTAATGCGGAAGCAATTGTCATGTTCATTTATTTGATATTCTGCACTTGatcattgttattttattttatacataacACTTCAGCAGTGCTGATATTTATTTGCATCCAGATGAATGGTGTTTCACCCTTTTTTCCCCTCATTTTTTGTTGTCTTAGGataaataaaccaaagaaaataatCCTGTATCCTTTCCGCTGCTTTTATTTCAAGCCGTGTATGCTTTTTCTATATGAATTAATCAATTCTTTCATCTGTTTATACAGGAGAAACTTTTCTCAAGTAAAAACAGAACAGAGACTTCTGTGGGGAAAAAGCTGAAGATAGACATGCTTCCTGAAATTGAGAAAGTTCACAAGGTACTCTAGGGTTGAGAAATCTGACTAGAATTGGTATTTGAAGAATTTAACTCAAAAGTGTgctatttttttacaaaattaaaagaCTCTTGATTCACGCTTCTTTAAAGGATCTTAGTTACATTTTTAATTGATACAAAATATCTTGTCACAGAAAAAAGAGAGGTTGCTGAAAAAGCAGCACAGAGAAGCTCTTCTTCTTGATAATTACTTGGTTGCTGATGCGCTTTCTTCTGGGCGTGCACTTCGTGACAGGAAACCTGTGACTTACACTTTCGGTAAGAGCAAACAGTTCAATCATGACTTGAACCAACATTTTCATAGTATTGGTAGTTGATGCCTTTATTACACGAGGATTTGGATTTGACGGCGGAGTTTTCTCTTTTGTTCTCATATTCCTTATACACCAGTTTTACCATTTAAACTAGTCTGCACTCCTTTAAAATGTTAGAATGTCTCTGAAAAAGTCATAATATCCTAATTATATCTTTGAATACTTTAGGTTTGTTCTGGAAATCCTAGCCTAGTACTTGTTGTCCTCATTACTAGGATAATAGGATGATTGGATCAGTTTTTTATCATGCATTATCATAAAATAATAGAATAGTAGTCTTTACTCGAGTCCTTATTTCCTCTTTTTCCTACCTCAAAAGTTggatttttattattgttgttgtgtcCATGTTCCTTGTATTGTTTGAAGGACCTGAGCTGGATCCATTAATCCATATCTACATCATGTCTTCTGGGTTAATATACCGAAACTTTCTGGTTATGCTATGCCTGCCTATGTGATAAATGTCATTGAATTTTTCCTATCTATGATGGTTAGCCCTTTTCAACATAGTAGGTgggttttttaaacaaaaataaatattttatatcataCTTGGTTTTTCGTAAATATAAGATGAAATTTAGTGCAATGGTAGGGTTCCACTTGATACCCTATGACATGGTGATCACTGATTTTATGCCGCCTTGTCCTCCACGTCATCACAATGGTTTTAGACTTGTGAGTTGGGCCACCTTTTTCATTTTTGAATCATGTTGGTTAAATGTCCAACAAAAAAAAGTAACATTTATTACATCCTACCACTGGTGGTGATATGTGGCGAGgcaatttaaaaatgaataaatgttgtcattttttgtttttgtttggatgTGAATCATCCACGATGTGCTTGTTTACACTAACCTAACTTTTGCCGCTATTGTCGATGCAGATGATTATGATCGGTCCATCAATGAGGCAATAAAAGTAACCAAGTATGTGCTAATACCCTTTCCATCTGTATTTGTGTGTGTGCGAGTGCGTGTGTCAGTCATATCCATTCTCCGATATTGTGTACTCATGGCATATGTATTTGTTTCCTCCATTGTCAGGCGGAAGCAGTCATCTCCAGAACCTATGCCCAGGAGAGAACCAGTACCGAAGCCTGAAGATTTGACTAATGGGAACCATGGTCCTTCACATGTTGCACAAGAGCAGAATTTTACTATCTCATCTCCAGAATCATTTGACTCTGATGATGACGATGAATATGATAATACTGACAATTTGGACCGAAGGTGTGTAGtatttgtttttcaaaatttattcaGATTCCTTCTATCAAAATTTTGACTAATAATTTCATTTTAACAACAGTGGTCGTCGAAGAAGGAAACCTAAGCGGTATTCAGAGAATGAGTTTGTTGAAGAAGTATCAGATTATGAGCCAGAATTTGAAAGTGATGATGATATTGTTGGAGAGGTTGTATATGATGAAGAATATCTCAAGAAACGTAAGCAGAGAAGGAAGCATTCTAGCAGCTCTGAAGGAGATGAAGAATATCAGTGGGATGATGATAAtgtagaagatgaagaagaagaggaggagGAAGAGGACGATGACTCGGCTAGCATGAGTGAGGATAGTGACAAACCCCGAAAAGCCAAACGGTTGCCTGGCCGAACTAGGAGGGAAACTAAACTCAGGTCTGTGGGTGAGATTCAATCAAGTCCAAGACGCAGTAAGAGGGCAACTAGAAATCGTATAAATTACAAACAATATGAGTTGTCGGATTCAGAAACCGAGTTCACCAAACCCGGGAAATCTAATGCATCAGCTGATCACTCAGATCCCAGTGAGAATGAAAATGAGAATGCTAATGAGAATGATAATGAGAATGAGAATGGGGAATATATGGTGGAAAGTGAAGATTCAGATagcgttgaagatgaagatcaggAAATGAAAGTAGACGAGCCTGTTAGTGTTCCTTACCCTGCAGTAGAAGAGAATGAACCAAACCAGCCTCCTGAAAAGTCAAGTAGTCCTCCTGGTCAAGATGAAGTCGAGGGCACGGGAAAGAGACGTTTCCTTGATTTGAATGAGCTTGCCCCTAGTCCTGGATTTGATGATGGTCCAAATACAATAATGAAAGACGAAGACAACAATGATTACTGAAGCTTCTTCCTCTTCTGTATGAGTGCAGGGATTGTAGTTTTCTATCTATCAGGGAAGAAGAAGCCTATGTGTGTGATAATAGAATTATAAATTTTGTTATAAGCCCCAGAGGAAGTTATTAGCAGGTCTCCTCCTATGGCATAATCCGAGCAGCTGTCAGAGCATGATTTACCACCAGAAACAGTAAGTATGATAAGCTATGTAGATTAGTTAGttagttattttttttcttcttccagAGGGTCCATCAAAATGAATGAGAAATTGTATCGGGTTATTTATTTGGCTCATCCAATCTATGTACAATAGTTGTTAACAGGTACTGTAACTTTAAAAAGAAGCGGCTTTCAGATTATAAACCCTGTAGTTCTGTTTCTTGAACTCTGATCAGCATGAACATAAGCGCATTTCGGTTGacattttttcttttcatattttgATGTGTTTGAAAACTGGTCTTTTAATGGTTAATGAAACTGACTAGGGAAGACTGAGGATCTTGAGTAAGAAATGATGGATGATAGTGATATAATCATCTATGCTTAATGAGTTGATGTGGTATTGTTTCTAGTGTATATTAAAATGGTGTTGAGAACTCATTAAGAAAAGGTAGTAGtggatttttatttttgtaaactGGTGTCACTGTCTCCAATTGTTTCATCAAATAATATCTTTGAGTTTACCTACACCTTTTTTTTTCTTACTCTCTCACccctttccttttcctttttaaaaaaacttagaaTACCCTCTCATTCTTCCCTTTAACACTCTGCACCTACTCCCCTAACTGACTCTCCACAAAATACTTTTTAGAGGGCAAAGCTTTGGgtatgcctttcaaatcaaaagaaaaaaaagaaatgttTTGAAGTGTGGGACGACTAAGGGGTCAACTAGGGGGTGAAGGTGCCAAGAGAAGGGTGGTCAGGGGTTGTtggatgaaaaaaaaaagaagagtatttttggaaagaaaaataaataaagaaaactgttaaaaaataaacaaagaaaattgTTCATGTCACCCGATATCTCACTCACCCACCCTaccatttcaaaatatctttaaAATTCAGAAATTGAGATTCGTCGCATCATAACCATGCTAAATACAAACAACAAATATGTTCGAatattgaaattcagattcaGTCTCCATCATAACCATGCTAAATACAAACAACAAATATGTTCGAatattgaaattcagattcaGTCTTTGCTATCACATAGGCGGAGAAATTTGGTCTATGGGATTGTTTGCATACTGAATTTTGGATTCATCCATATTATTACAAATACATAACACATCAACAATGAgggaaaaaaaacataatttaacaTAGATCTTTGATATCACACATATAATACATAATTTAACTATTTGTTAACCTAAATTTAACACACATATAATACATAATATAACTATTTGTAAACCTAAATTTAAGCATTTGGATCCTCTCCTGTTTTATATTTCCTTCTGCTCATTCTACTTCAATCTAAGCCTTTAGATTCATCTATTGATAAGGAAGAGAAAAAGGTAAAAGTAGTTTAAACCATTTAATTTACATCTAATGATCAAGCATTGCACAGGAGAGGAAGCAGCAGAAAGAATGCAGTAGGGAATCCATATCCTAAATTTAACATGACATTTCATCACAACAATTCAAGATATTTATCATCTTTAGAATATCTATGGTTGATCTTACAAGTGTCACTTCCATCTTGATTGAACCCTTAATTGCGTAAAGATGAAATGTATTCCACATAACACTTACATTTGCACTGTCTTCAACTCAAACTAATTTTCCTTTCATTATCAATCATTGATGAACGAATTCAATCTTAACCACCCTTTGATTGTCAATGTAGTGTAGGAtattctccaacttgaatttcaAATATATGAGAGAAGTATTCTCTGTGACCATAAACTCAAAAGGAGGCTCCATATCGTTGAAGTAAATTAATGCAATTCATCAATATTGATTCATTTTGAAGTTTTTTGTGTTAACAAGAAATGAGCtctatttttatatgtttttagaTCATTATGAACCATAGAAATGCAATGTCTTAGGGAATAGTCCGAATATTGAAATCCGTAATCACTCCCCTTTTTACATATACAAAGACTATACGTATGGTGTATCCGAATATTGAAATTCAGATTCTCCCTTTGTTAGcattacataaacataaaatattTGGTTTGTTGAGAGATTGAAATTTGAATTCTCCTTAATTAGCATCACATATACACACAATACATGATTTCTTTAGAAACTTAAATTCAGATTCTCCCCTCTTAGCATCATGCCAAACTAGTAGACAATTCCTATTTTATGGACTTGTTTTATGACATACAAACACATAAAAccgttaattttaatatttatacaaGTAATGTTAGATATAcattaaaacacatcaaaatgCATCAGAATTACATTAATGAAAATAACTAACATCGCTTCATTATTTATACAAGTAATCTTAGATATACATTAAAAGACATCAAAATGTATCAGGATTACATTAAAAAAATGTGTCGCCACCTAAATGCATTGTAAGATAATATATTATTGCGCTAATCATGTTCAATGTCTATAAGAAACAAGTTTCTTCTCTTCGGTATGCAGAGGACATACAATCTGACTacctaacttgtgattcaaaccATGCTTATGTACACCATAAACCACATTAAATTTCCATGTCTAATTTAAAAGGACattcacattttttttttgttttggtgTCACGGTGTATTAACTTTCCGATAAGTTCTTTATACTGATCACTTCTTTCGCATCTCATCGTAACAAATGCATGTCTTCTATCAAAATTAGAATTCAACCTCCCGATAACAATGTCAAACACTAATTTGACTGCCTCCATACAAACCCATTCAAGTATATGTTCACATAAAAGTAAATTCATGTTTATCGAAAAAATTCTCTTCTTACATCAACGTGGACGACAACTTGTTGGGGTGATTCGAGACCACCATTCTTAGATGCATTAACTTTAACCACATCATTAGGGTGTTTTATCACAACATCAAGATGCATCATAATTGTgcaactaataaaaaaaataagacaaTTTCAATTAACATTGAACTAATTTGGATTTCAATGACTAACTTTTATAGAATCCAGATTTCAATTTTGGGACTCTCAACGTTCATAGTACATACAgaaaaactaaattatttataTGATGATCAATGATATATATAGATGTACATTTACTTGTAATTCTAGATGATTTTATGTCTTTTGAGGTAGAAATACAATTGAATGTTGTTTGCGATTGAAAATATTGATTAAGAATGTAAGGAGATTTTAGAGGATTTTGATTAAGAATGGAAGGATATTTTAGAGGATTTATGCTATTTTTGTGTTAGGATCATGAATCTACCCATGCAAGGTTATGCAACATTCATTTTTTCCGTTGATATTTCCGAATTTCAATATTTAAAGTAATtcttttttgaatttaaatatattttttatacttaagtttattatttaactcactttatttatttaaatatagtaTAAAACTAATATGCATTTAACTCACTTTTAAGTGAAATTAATTTTTGTCACCACATAATAAAAAATGGACTTGGTACTGGATATTTGTGTATAGCTACATGTTTTCTGAAAATAAAAGAGTAAAAATTAAGTATAACTACATGTTGTTTTAAGAAAATAAGGAGTAAAAATTAACAAGTTACTCATACAATT encodes:
- the LOC131635743 gene encoding DDT domain-containing protein DDR4, yielding MSTGSPSSLPADHHHRSSPSPEPDSKNHIEPEPVPKQEKETETETSPAPPSPPAPLPPPTTRSNRPSRACTIRAASRNYSSQQPVIERKPKKEHKREEQEEREESPPLPQCSNSKIVTPLVEPPSESQMSRWKLRSMWELASVLNFLNLFRPLLNISLEFSAEEFETALLNPNDTLFYIHMPLLKAIPPITRMALTRDTWITVLCRKLRDWWHWVAEGDLPIVASHGTEIEVYKSLDPSVRIIILKALCDIRVEQEDIRSYIDNSIKHGAQLSTFRKERIGGDSNGISYWYEDDPVIGHRLYREIRKTEVIQPRKGRSRGSQVLSSTSYQWEAVATNFDEFQDVSEKLFSSKNRTETSVGKKLKIDMLPEIEKVHKKKERLLKKQHREALLLDNYLVADALSSGRALRDRKPVTYTFDDYDRSINEAIKVTKRKQSSPEPMPRREPVPKPEDLTNGNHGPSHVAQEQNFTISSPESFDSDDDDEYDNTDNLDRSGRRRRKPKRYSENEFVEEVSDYEPEFESDDDIVGEVVYDEEYLKKRKQRRKHSSSSEGDEEYQWDDDNVEDEEEEEEEEDDDSASMSEDSDKPRKAKRLPGRTRRETKLRSVGEIQSSPRRSKRATRNRINYKQYELSDSETEFTKPGKSNASADHSDPSENENENANENDNENENGEYMVESEDSDSVEDEDQEMKVDEPVSVPYPAVEENEPNQPPEKSSSPPGQDEVEGTGKRRFLDLNELAPSPGFDDGPNTIMKDEDNNDY